In the genome of Dickeya fangzhongdai, one region contains:
- the yidD gene encoding membrane protein insertion efficiency factor YidD, producing the protein MAPSLSFGSRLLIGLIRGYQRFISPLLGPHCRFQPSCSQYGIEAIRRFGMIKGSWLTLKRVLKCHPLNPGGDDPVPPKPDNNREH; encoded by the coding sequence ATGGCGCCGTCACTGTCGTTTGGCTCACGCCTGCTGATTGGCCTGATACGCGGGTATCAACGCTTTATCAGTCCGCTACTTGGACCGCACTGCCGCTTTCAGCCGTCGTGCTCCCAATATGGCATTGAAGCAATACGCCGGTTCGGCATGATAAAAGGCAGTTGGTTGACGCTTAAACGCGTATTAAAATGCCACCCTTTGAACCCTGGTGGTGATGATCCCGTACCGCCAAAACCCGACAATAACAGAGAACACTAA